ATTCGTAAGCGAAACGGGAAATTCGAAATTCGGAATCAGTCCTCATGATAATTTTCCCATGTCTGTCCCAGCTTGGTCAACTGCCTGCAACATTTATCATATAAATCGATCAATTCTAAACAGGCGTCTCGACTATAAAATTTATTATAAAGATCCTTACACACCGATACATGATGAATTATTTCATTTGATTCACCCGCGCAATCGTTCAAATATTTTCTCCAATTTTTCTTTTGATATCTTTTTGCAAATCCCTCCGCGATTAACGCCGGAGCCGCCTTGGAAGCTCTGCGCATCTGGCTCGCCAAATCAAATTTTTCATCATCAGGCAAAACCGGCACAATTTTTTCATGAACAATCAACATGGCTCGATATAAATTCTGATAAACATTCAAATCCAAAAAACTCTTAATTGGTCCATATCGACGATTTTCGACGCCCGAATTTCCATTACGATTTTCGATTATCGACATAACGAATTTCAATTTATAATACTCTTAAGATTTTTAAGGCATGCTCAAAACCTTTAATGGCTTTGGCCGCTTCGCCGCGACGCAATTTGTAATCCGATTCATGCACGATTGTGTTTCTCAATTTATGCGCCCACCAAACATTTCTCAATTTTTCGTATTTGTAACAAGCGACTTTCAAACGTTGACCCAGGGTCTCGCCGGGCATGATCATTCCTTTCAAAACGAAATCCAGTAAATTATCCGCCTCGATAATCGCCACTCGCCACATGGCTTCGCTGTCTTTTGAAATCAAACTTTCAATTTCCACCCACTTGTCTTGTATTTGTTTGACGTCAATGTCTTCCGGCGGCCGGCGCCTGACCACAAACAAAATAATGACCACGACAAAAATCACTATCGCGCCGATTAAAACGTCCAGCCATGAAAACTGCCAAGTTATGTCAAACATAAATTCATAAATAAATAAACAAAGTTGTCATCTCGACCGCAGTCGTCCGAAGCCGCGGCGAAGGATGACGGAGCGGAGAGATCTTTTCCAATTTTATTAAAAAGATTTCTCCATTTCGTTCTCCAGCCTGGCCGAGGGGTCGAAATGACAAAGACTATTATCGCTTAAAAACTCTGTTCAAACTGATGCGCCACTCTCAAAATGGTCGCTTCATCGAAATAATTGCCCAAAATCTGCAAACCGGTCGGGAATTCCCCGACTTGATTCATGGGCACGGAAATGGCCGGCAACCCGGCCACGTTCGCGGACACCGTGTACACATCGGCCAAATACATTTGCAAAGGATCCTTCACTTTTTCACCGATTTTAAACGCAATGCT
The genomic region above belongs to Candidatus Bipolaricaulota bacterium and contains:
- a CDS encoding four helix bundle protein encodes the protein MSIIENRNGNSGVENRRYGPIKSFLDLNVYQNLYRAMLIVHEKIVPVLPDDEKFDLASQMRRASKAAPALIAEGFAKRYQKKNWRKYLNDCAGESNEIIHHVSVCKDLYNKFYSRDACLELIDLYDKCCRQLTKLGQTWENYHED